In the Bacteroidales bacterium genome, one interval contains:
- a CDS encoding ATP-binding protein, with amino-acid sequence MQYKICEKCGRRYKRKFCEFCDRESKFNEEDYYHLLTPRIARDLKQINIDIDPDELNRLNQGGGLFIVGKVGSGKTLYAAKMMMEWLRRSYIEIGKAKECLFITIPDLLDRIRRSYWQEQEDETLKMCYSNNLLVLDDLGVEKISEWVNEKLDQLINYRYEQLYPTIFTSNLGGKEIANRIGDRIPSRIEQMCEKKKMNNNDCRLK; translated from the coding sequence ATGCAATATAAAATATGTGAAAAGTGCGGGAGGCGATATAAAAGGAAGTTTTGTGAATTTTGTGACCGGGAATCCAAATTCAATGAAGAGGATTACTACCATCTCCTGACCCCTCGAATTGCCCGAGACCTTAAACAAATCAATATAGACATTGACCCTGATGAACTCAATCGCCTCAATCAGGGCGGTGGGTTGTTCATTGTCGGGAAGGTGGGTTCCGGGAAAACTCTTTATGCCGCAAAAATGATGATGGAGTGGCTCCGGCGATCTTACATAGAAATAGGGAAGGCGAAGGAGTGCCTTTTCATAACTATCCCGGACTTGCTGGATAGGATAAGAAGGTCATACTGGCAGGAACAGGAGGATGAGACCTTGAAAATGTGTTATTCCAATAATCTGTTGGTGTTGGATGACCTGGGAGTGGAAAAGATATCCGAGTGGGTCAATGAAAAACTTGATCAGCTCATCAATTATAGGTATGAACAACTATACCCAACCATCTTCACCTCGAATCTTGGTGGGAAGGAGATTGCCAATCGCATCGGTGATCGAATCCCTTCCCGTATTGAGCAAATGTGTGAGAAGAAAAAAATGAACAATAATGACTGTAGACTTAAATAA